In the genome of Flavobacterium panacagri, one region contains:
- a CDS encoding carboxypeptidase-like regulatory domain-containing protein, whose translation MKNLKLISSAIAMLIYFAGMAQERTVTGIISDKNGALPGVNVSIKENKRSTLTDFDGKYAIKVKKRDTLIFSFKGLKTETMILKEKNIINLIMVDSLEIKDLTPFLCYPRRRQ comes from the coding sequence ATGAAAAATCTAAAACTTATTTCATCAGCCATTGCTATGCTAATATATTTCGCAGGCATGGCACAAGAAAGAACGGTTACTGGAATTATTTCAGATAAGAATGGAGCCCTTCCTGGAGTTAATGTATCAATTAAAGAAAATAAAAGATCAACACTAACCGATTTTGATGGCAAGTATGCTATAAAAGTTAAAAAAAGGGATACTCTTATTTTTAGCTTCAAAGGTTTAAAAACCGAAACAATGATATTAAAAGAAAAAAACATTATCAATTTAATAATGGTGGATTCTTTAGAAATAAAAGACCTAACTCCTTTCCTCTGTTATCCTCGAAGAAGGCAATGA
- a CDS encoding vWA domain-containing protein, with protein MKSLKLISSAIAMLICFVSMAQERTITGIISDKSQQLLPGVNILNQNSKVNATSDFDGKYSIKAKTGDMLVFSFIGFETQSQKVQNSNTINIRLNEYNQTLSEVVVVGYGTNSSEYEDRSYARAERKKEKRDLSQAIQGKVAGVQVQNSVGYVAAPKQSFKMPRESPSLPPKNEPLYIIDGVPAKANQMAKINPNDIDNVSVLKDQAATSIYGSKASNGVVVISTKNNLYKNLSEKELDQKLNIVPIPAEPSQEDYDSFVENAFESPKTAPLSTFSIDVDNASYTNIRRFLNNGQQVPKDAVRVEEMVNFFKYTYPQPKNEHPFSINTEVSDSPWNANNKILKIGLQGKNIPTDDLPASNLVFLIDVSGSMSDMNKLPLLKQSLKILVNELRPKDKVAIVVYAGAAGMVLPPTSGDEKKTIIDALDKLQSGGSTAGGAGIELAYKTATENFIKGGNNRVILATDGDFNVGSSSNTDMEKLIEEKRKTGVFLTCLGYGMGNYKDSKMEILADKGNGNYAYIDNIQEANRFLGKEFKGSMFAIAKDVKIQIEFNPKQVQSYRLIGYENRKLRPEDFKNDAIDAGELGSNHTVTALYEIIPAGVKSDYLTAQTDDLKYTKTETNSSNYSNELATVKFRYKKPDGEKSIEMVQVIENKSIALNKASDDMKFSTAVAWFGLKLRDSKLIADKSSEEIAKLAKQGNSNDGEGYKAEFIRLVEGAKQFN; from the coding sequence ATGAAAAGTCTAAAACTTATTTCATCAGCCATTGCTATGCTTATATGTTTTGTAAGCATGGCGCAAGAAAGAACGATTACTGGAATCATTTCAGACAAATCCCAACAGTTGCTTCCGGGCGTAAACATTTTGAATCAGAATTCAAAAGTAAACGCCACAAGTGATTTCGATGGAAAATACAGCATTAAAGCTAAAACAGGAGACATGTTAGTTTTCAGTTTTATTGGATTTGAAACGCAAAGCCAAAAAGTTCAAAATTCAAATACAATTAATATACGATTAAATGAATACAACCAAACATTAAGCGAAGTTGTTGTAGTTGGCTACGGCACGAATAGTTCGGAATATGAAGACCGTAGTTATGCGCGTGCCGAAAGAAAAAAAGAAAAAAGAGATCTTTCTCAAGCAATACAAGGAAAAGTCGCTGGAGTTCAGGTTCAAAATAGTGTTGGATATGTTGCTGCTCCAAAACAAAGTTTTAAAATGCCAAGAGAATCTCCTTCCCTACCTCCAAAAAATGAACCTTTATATATTATTGATGGAGTTCCTGCAAAAGCCAATCAAATGGCAAAAATTAATCCGAATGATATTGATAATGTTTCGGTTTTAAAAGATCAAGCGGCGACTTCGATTTATGGAAGTAAAGCTTCAAATGGCGTTGTTGTTATTTCTACTAAAAATAACCTTTATAAAAACCTTTCAGAAAAGGAATTAGATCAAAAATTAAACATTGTTCCAATTCCTGCTGAACCATCTCAAGAAGATTATGACTCTTTTGTAGAAAATGCTTTTGAAAGTCCAAAAACAGCACCGCTTTCTACTTTTTCTATTGATGTTGATAATGCTTCTTATACGAATATCAGACGTTTTTTAAATAATGGACAGCAAGTTCCAAAAGATGCCGTTCGTGTAGAAGAAATGGTTAATTTTTTCAAATACACTTATCCACAGCCAAAAAACGAACATCCCTTTTCGATCAATACAGAAGTGAGCGATTCGCCTTGGAATGCAAATAATAAAATCCTAAAAATTGGTTTGCAGGGAAAAAATATTCCTACTGATGATTTACCTGCTTCAAATCTTGTTTTTCTGATTGATGTTTCGGGATCAATGAGCGACATGAACAAATTGCCTTTACTAAAACAATCTTTAAAAATATTGGTTAACGAATTACGTCCAAAAGATAAAGTGGCCATTGTAGTTTATGCGGGTGCTGCAGGAATGGTTTTGCCACCAACTTCTGGTGACGAGAAAAAAACAATTATCGACGCTTTAGATAAATTACAATCTGGAGGAAGCACGGCTGGAGGAGCTGGAATTGAACTGGCTTACAAAACGGCGACAGAAAATTTTATTAAAGGAGGAAACAATCGTGTAATTCTAGCAACTGACGGCGATTTTAACGTAGGAAGCTCTTCTAATACTGACATGGAAAAGCTAATCGAAGAGAAAAGAAAAACAGGCGTTTTCTTAACTTGTTTAGGTTATGGAATGGGCAATTACAAAGACAGTAAAATGGAAATTCTGGCCGATAAAGGAAATGGAAATTACGCGTACATCGACAACATTCAGGAAGCGAATCGTTTTTTAGGAAAAGAATTTAAAGGTTCAATGTTTGCTATCGCGAAAGATGTAAAAATCCAGATTGAATTCAACCCCAAACAAGTGCAATCGTATCGTTTGATTGGTTATGAAAATAGAAAACTGCGTCCAGAAGACTTTAAAAATGATGCCATTGATGCTGGAGAATTAGGAAGTAATCATACCGTAACGGCTTTGTATGAAATTATCCCTGCTGGTGTAAAAAGCGATTATTTAACAGCACAAACAGATGATTTAAAATACACTAAAACGGAAACCAATTCTAGTAATTACAGCAATGAATTGGCAACAGTAAAATTCCGTTACAAAAAACCTGATGGCGAAAAAAGCATCGAAATGGTTCAGGTAATCGAGAATAAATCAATTGCTTTGAATAAGGCGAGTGATGATATGAAATTTAGTACTGCGGTAGCTTGGTTCGGATTGAAATTAAGAGATTCAAAATTAATTGCTGACAAATCATCAGAAGAAATTGCAAAACTGGCAAAACAAGGAAATTCAAATGATGGCGAAGGTTACAAAGCGGAGTTTATTCGTTTGGTGGAAGGTGCAAAACAATTTAATTAA
- a CDS encoding phospholipid scramblase-related protein, whose translation MNPILSQNLFLVKEHVGMFKAANNYDIYDPQTNQIIMNCRENNLGFFTKVLRFTDYKRATPFNIEITTASGEKIITVRRGVAIFRSTVEVLDEKDRLIGTFKQKFFSIGGKFEILDKNERPVATLQGKWTGWDFKFSHENKQLAQVNKKWAGLGKEFFTSADNYVLQIEENVAADSPLRQLILGAVMCIDMVLKE comes from the coding sequence ATGAACCCTATTTTAAGCCAAAATCTATTTTTAGTAAAAGAACATGTCGGAATGTTTAAAGCTGCTAACAACTACGACATTTACGATCCGCAGACAAATCAAATTATTATGAACTGCCGTGAAAACAATCTTGGTTTCTTTACCAAAGTATTGCGTTTTACAGATTATAAAAGAGCTACTCCATTTAATATTGAAATCACAACAGCATCTGGCGAAAAGATAATTACTGTAAGAAGAGGCGTTGCCATCTTTAGATCGACAGTGGAAGTCCTTGACGAAAAAGATCGTTTGATTGGAACTTTCAAACAAAAATTCTTTTCTATAGGAGGAAAATTTGAAATCTTAGATAAAAATGAAAGACCTGTTGCTACTTTACAAGGAAAATGGACAGGATGGGATTTTAAATTCTCTCATGAAAACAAACAATTGGCTCAAGTAAATAAAAAATGGGCGGGATTAGGAAAAGAGTTTTTTACAAGTGCTGATAATTACGTTCTTCAAATTGAAGAGAATGTAGCTGCTGACAGTCCATTGAGACAATTGATTTTAGGAGCTGTCATGTGCATTGACATGGTTCTGAAAGAATAA
- a CDS encoding 3-ketoacyl-ACP reductase, whose protein sequence is MTDLKNKNALITGAGKGIGKAVAIALAKEGVNLILVSRTKSDIDQLAEETSKLGVKTLALSADVSDINSINSAVEKAIAEFKSIDILINSAGIASFGKFLELEPEAWERIIQVNLMGTYYTTRAVIPNMIERQTGDIINISSTAGLNGNALTSAYSASKFAVLGLTDSLMQEMRKHNIRVTALTPSTVATDMAKDLNLTDGNPEKVMQSEDMADLIIAQLKLNRRVFIKNSSIWSTNP, encoded by the coding sequence ATGACCGACTTAAAAAATAAAAATGCATTAATTACTGGTGCTGGAAAAGGAATTGGAAAAGCTGTTGCCATTGCTTTGGCAAAAGAAGGTGTAAACCTTATTTTAGTTTCTAGAACCAAAAGTGATATTGACCAATTGGCAGAAGAAACTTCAAAACTAGGCGTAAAAACTTTGGCTCTTTCTGCTGATGTTTCTGATATTAATTCTATCAATTCGGCCGTTGAAAAAGCAATCGCCGAATTTAAAAGTATTGACATTCTAATCAACAGCGCTGGAATTGCTTCTTTTGGAAAATTCTTAGAATTAGAACCGGAAGCCTGGGAAAGAATTATCCAAGTAAACTTAATGGGAACGTATTACACCACTCGCGCCGTTATTCCAAATATGATCGAAAGACAAACTGGAGATATTATTAATATTTCTTCAACTGCAGGTTTAAACGGAAACGCTTTAACAAGTGCTTACAGCGCTTCTAAATTTGCAGTTTTAGGTTTAACCGATTCTTTAATGCAGGAAATGAGAAAACACAATATTCGTGTTACAGCTTTAACGCCAAGTACTGTTGCGACAGACATGGCAAAAGACTTAAACCTTACTGACGGAAACCCAGAAAAAGTAATGCAGTCTGAAGACATGGCCGATTTAATTATCGCTCAGTTAAAATTAAACCGAAGAGTATTTATCAAAAATAGCAGTATTTGGTCTACTAATCCTTAA